A genomic region of Raphanus sativus cultivar WK10039 chromosome 6, ASM80110v3, whole genome shotgun sequence contains the following coding sequences:
- the LOC130496390 gene encoding uncharacterized protein At5g08430-like, whose amino-acid sequence MEDHIEKAKPWSRKRSRKPKSLVFEGWGSKNLMNFLESLGRDTTNKISEYDATDIVRKYIRELTHPLKTATKKRKKTKVVACDEKLSLLFGCQKVNTAKLSDLVAKHYVENQEDGDFNYLLYSSEEEEDKKQRLALLSDKVVEKPRGSIAAIVRDNVKLLYLRKSLVEELAKTCETFEGKVLGTFVRIKNPCHQLVQVTGVKEGNPIDGHFLQVTNYCDYLKDVASSSLSDDDFTQEECEELNQRMKNGSVKRLTVVDMEEKVRSLHEDVTKHWIARELVLLKRKINQASEKGWKRELSQYLDRRELLSNPEEKSRLLLEVPEVIAEELEPERVDDDDVKEDAEEREFVVVAPDSPEVVAEELEPDVKVEDDFMETNTEVSIETPKLRDEEDQPPWAASARDKDVLEDVEEKPLPEDSIITQKEEDSINVQPQAQAKPNPPEIIELSDDDEEEDNDNAAYLKECDPKKKMWCYELPKGQTNGPYSLEDFKRWSVQEYFVDVPDFKVFKIGNSIESGVLLTKILPHIKA is encoded by the exons ATGGAGGATCACATCGAAAAGGCGAAACCTTGGAGCAGAAAGAGGTCGAGAAAACCCAAAAGTCTGGTCTTTGAAGGATGGGGTTCGAAGAATCTGATGAACTTTCTCGAGTCGCTTGGTAGAGACACCACAAACAAGATCTCCGAGTACGATGCTACAGACATTGTGAGGAAGTACATTCGCGAGCTAACGCATCCTCTGAAGACGGCaacgaagaagaggaagaagacaaaggTAGTAGCTTGCGATGAGAAGCTGAGTTTGCTTTTTGGGTGTCAGAAGGTTAACACAGCCAAGCTCTCTGATCTGGTAGCTAAGCATTACGTCGAGAATCAGGAGGATGGAGACTTTAATTATCTTTTGTACAGCtccgaggaggaggaggataagAAGCAGAGATTGGCTTTGTTATCAGATAAGGTTGTGGAGAAGCCTAGAGGGAGCATTGCTGCTATAGTTAGGGATAACGTTAAGCTTTTGTATTTGAGGAAGAGTTTAGTTGAGGAGCTAGCTAAGACGTGTGAAACGTTTGAGGGTAAAGTGTTGGGAACTTTCGTGAGGATCAAGAATCCTTGTCATCAGCTTGTTCAAGTGACTG GTGTGAAGGAGGGGAATCCAATTGATGGTCACTTTCTGCAGGTTACAAACTATTGTGACTATCTAAAAGATGTTGCTTCCTCTTCCCTGTCAGATGATGACTTCACTCAG GAGGAATGTGAAGAGTTGAATCAGAGAATGAAGAACGGCTCTGTGAAGAGACTTACAGTT GTGGACATGGAAGAAAAAGTTAGAAGTTTGCATGAAGATGTGACAAAACAT TGGATTGCAAGAGAACTTGTGTTgttaaaaaggaaaatcaatCAAGCCAGTGAAAAGGGATGGAAAAGAGA ACTATCTCAGTATCTGGATAGAAGGGAGCTTCTTAGCAATCCGGAAGAAAAGTCAAGGCTATTGCTTGAAGTTCCTGAAGTTATTGCAGAAGAGCTTGAACCTGAACgtgtagatgatgatgatgtgaaGGAGGATGCGGAAGAGAgagaatttgttgttgttgcaccAGATTCACCGGAAGTTGTTGCAGAGGAGCTTGAACCGGATGTCAAGGTCGAAGATGACTTCATGGAAACAAACACTGAGGTATCCATTGAAACTCCCAAGCTCCGTGATGAAGAAGACCAACCACCATGGGCTGCTTCTGCAC GTGACAAAGATGTCCTTGAAGATGTGGAGGAGAAACCACTGCCAGAAGACAGCATCATCACACAGAAGGAGGAGGACTCTATCAATGTCCAACCTCAAGCTCAAGCTAAACCAAACCCACCAGAGATTATTGAACTGAGCGATGATGACGAGGAGGAGGACAATGACAACGCAGCTTACCTAAAGGAGTGTGATCCAAAGAAGAAGATGTGGTGCTATGAGTTACCTAAAGGACAAACCAATGGACCATACTCCCTGGAAGATTTCAAAAGGTGGAGCGTGCAAGAGTACTTTGTTGACGTTCCAGATTTCAAAGTCTTTAAGATAGGGAACAGCATTGAATCTGGAGTCCTCCTCACCAAGATTCTACCTCACATCAAAGCCTAA